The nucleotide sequence TTAAACCAAAGAGACCCCAATTTTGTAATTCTCAAATTAAATTAACAGTCCAAAGCTTGCAGAGATTTAAGAGTCAAACTGCagatgcatttttttctttaacatttcagtgGGGCTTCCTCCGGTTTCTCCTCAGAAGGACGGGACTGTTTGATGCCGAACAGGTTGCGCAGGTTGACCTCTGGGTCGACATAATGTGGGATCTTGCGTTCATTGAAGAGGCCTGAGAGGTTGGTTTCAACTTTGGCACGTCTGGAGATGCGCATGCGCAGGGCGAAGAGGCGGTGTAGGTTATGCTCCACAAGGGGCTGATGGTTTCCGTTCAGACGCTTCTGCCAAGATTTCTTGGCCCTCTGACGTTTCTGTTgggatatttaaaaatataaacatattttagtTGGAAGTTTTTGGATATTGTTTTTGCCATTGCTTTGGTTCTGTAAAGCCACTTGTTATCTTAAAAGTTCTAGAGGGATCCAAAAATCAATCATCTGACCAGGATGATTTAGCCCTCATCTGAGGTGTGAAGTATTGACGTCAGACTTACCTTCAGAGTGGTGGCACTTGGGTCATGGTGAAGCAGGTGTCTATTCATACTCTCCTGTGGAAGAAAAATCATAGAGAATAACATACTGAAGctttgaaaaaatacaaaaagctgTGAAATGTGCAGAAATCATCACTCATTGAAGTTTACACCCAGTTTCATCTGCTTCAAATTTGGATTTTGCATTTTTCACAGAAATCTGAAATTTGCTCATTAGTGTCTCAGTTGTAATATTTCTATTAGATGGCAGTTCTTCATTATAAGCAAATCACAAGATAAATAAAGGATATTGTTTTGTAATCCAAGAAGGATATCACCTCACAAGGACCAGCAAACATGTTATGTACCCGCATAGCAAACTTGCGTGGGCAGTCAGGGAAGGAGCACTTGTATTTGAGGAGCTCGAGGTGAACCTTGCGGATGTGGTGCTGCAGGTTAAAGGTCGTGGAGAAGTAGGCCTGGCAGTCCTTCCTGGGACAGACCAGGACAGGCTTGTGGGAAGCATGGGTCCACTTGTGCCTCCGCAGAGTATCTGATTTCTTAAATGCCTTCTTACACACTGGGCACACAAAGGTGgctgcaacacattttaaaaagacagaagtATCAACCAACATTGCCATCGGACACTGGGTTAAAAACCGTAAATTAGTTAATGCTATGCTTAAAGAAACATTTGGGATGGAATTTTCACAATGATCACAACCTGGGTGTTTGGCCAAGTGCTTCTGAAGCTTCCCCCAGGTGTGTTCGAGCACCTTGCAGTCGGCACGAGGGCAGCGGTAACCTGCAGGGCACCCGACACCACGGTCAGTGAGTGCATCAGGAAATAAAGACCATCACTAACAGTTGCCTTCACACATCACGTATAATATTTTTCCTGAGAGAGTCATCGTGTAAAATTGAAACGCAGGTCCTCTTTTTAATGAAGGAATTTGACAGGGGTGGAAGATGAAAGAACCCCTGCCAGGATTGAAATAGACCAACCTGTGTGCTTCTTCTCATGAGCGTTGCGGGCGCTGTGGGAGACGAACGTGGCGCCGCATCCGTCCTTGGTGCACCTGAACCCAACAGGGAATAGACaggtaaaaataaattcaatcaatTCAGTGGGGCCACACCCACTAAACCATTTAGTTATCTCCTGCTGTAGTCTGCACTGCAGGGAATTAAACAGGTTTAATGCATTAACAATGGTAACTGCACATATTTTACAGACAGGATTGATTTCAGACATTGTATTAACTCATAGGACAAAGCTACAGGCTGGATTTTCTCTGCAGGGAAGAATAAACAGTGTTGTAGAGACGTACTTGAACTCAACAGACACACCGTGCCCCTTTAAGTGCAGCTTCAGCAGTCTGCGCTTTTTGAAGGTTAAGGAGCAGTTGGGCTGGTTACACTGTGGGACGAGAAAAACATCAAGTGGTTAAAATGACACTTAAAAACAACTTATTCAACATCAAAGGCAAGAGAGCAGGTGGATAAAAACGCGTTGTGTTGGCGCCATCTTGTGGAGCAATTCAGACTAACCGTGAAGAACTTGTTCTTCTCTGCATGGGCGCAACCCACGTGTCTTTTCAGTTTGCTGGGGGTGACGAAAGTCTTGGTGCAGGTCGCAAATATGCACCTGAGGGACGTAAAGTTAAAGGTCgtgacagagggagagtgagagctTATTTTACAAAAATGCATCATCGTGTGACTCACTTGAATGTTTGGTCTCCTTTGTGCTGCAGCATGTGGCGGCTCAGGTGAGATTTCCTCGAGAAGCGTCGACCACAGCCTGCAACTGAGCACAGACACGGCCGCTGGGGACATTTTGGGTAAAGTTAGGACACGTCTCAAACCTTCAAATTCAGAAAAACCGCACACACTTGTCTTAACCAGATCTGGCAGGCCAAGCAGTACTTTTATTTCTCTACTTTGTTATCGGATTTGCAAATGGAAATGCACTTAAGTAGATTTATGTCTGGTACTTAGACTCAGACATTAATtaatatgacaataaaagtattttcattAGCATCTGCAgtatcttattattattgtattacactgaaaacacagacaaatgcatTATGGAAtcggtttttttttaaagcaagtGTTGAATGTATTTTACTCAAGTGGAAAAGTAACATTTGAAACCCACTTTAACTTGAGTACTTCTGttcatttgtacttttactcgAGTAAAATATTGGAGTACTTCCTGCACCACTGCTGCCAGGTATCAGAGTTGTCCTCCTACCTCTCCGGTGTGCACCGTCTCATGCTCCTTGAGTTTCCATTGCCTGGTGAAAGTGGCCTCACAGTTGAGGTGGCTGCACTTCAGCTGCTGCCTCGGTGGAGCCTTCGCAGGTTTCTCATTTCGCACAGTCTCCATCTTCATCCGATATCTCAACACTTCTCCTGCGTAATGTTTGTCTCTCATGGAGGAGCGGCCGCTTTAGTCAGCCGGTCTTATAGCCTGTTTGGAGAGCGCTTCATTAGTGTAATTGGCAGCGTCCGGATCACTGGTTCAACCCGGTGCCACCGTCAGGAAACAAAGCAGAAAGTAATTAACCTTAATTACTGTGAACATCTGCCGTGTGCAAACAAAGGCAACGACACATGTGAAGGATTTGGACACTTCGTCATTGTTTAGGATTTTATCTGCATCTCATCTTGTGTTGTCTTCTTTTGCAATGATTGTAACGCATATTAGCTTTAACTCCAGTTGTGTGTAATGTGCTATACAGGTAAATGGTCTGCAATTAGATGGCACTTTTCTCGATGACCAGTCAAAGTTCtgcacacatacattcatacagtgcatctatttgcAGCACTTTTGAATCACTCttaggggttcagtatcttgctctaAGACACTTGAGCACACAGAGTGAGGGAGACTGACCTTCTAGTTAGTGGAACATAATTTACAAAGCATCAAAAATACTTATTAATACAtattatttgaatctgcactaCATTTCGCATACTTGTACTTGTTATTTCATCTAGATCCATGACTTATTCTGTGAGAAGTCAACAAAGTAGAgcggtcgtccactaaccagaataTCGGGGTTCGATCCATCTGCATACCGAAAGTGCCCTAAATTTTGGCAAGATACAGAACctaaaaaaagtgctgcccatagctgcactgtatgaatgtgggtGAAttggtgaatggcaataaacttCACTGTAAAGCTCtatgagtgatcatcaagactagaacagtgctatataaatacagaccatttataggCCTGATGACACAACATTCATCTGTGTGTGATCCTGGATGTTTTATCTTCCTGAATGAGCAGagaccaaggcccaacagtcccctgatgaaaccacGTTTCAATTATAATAAATGTGGCCTGACTACTATACTGTGGGAGCTATTTTATTGGGAACTAGTTAATTTAGTGACAAACATAGCCTATACAGTAGATCTTCTTCACAGCTGTTCTGACATGATAAAGTAGGTGAACACCAGTTgctaataatattaatgaagGCTCTGTATCTAAATACAGCAGAATGtttattgctttttaatgtCAAAATGGCTGCGATGCAAGAACTGTCCCGTAGTGTAGATCTATCCTGAGTTTGGTAAATGTGATGGAAATAATGCTGATAACTCTATTTGTGTGTCGTCGTTATACTCTGGTTTGCACAGTAGAGggtagtgtgtgtctgtctcaccaGGCTCAGCCTCTGAGGTTTACATCACTGACTGTTCGgcttttcacatttgttttatgacTGATATAGTGAAATGATTAGGTCTTTTCACTCTGCAGAAAATATAACATGTTTCTCTCTCAGTCATTAGGTGGGTTTTATTTCTCTACTGAAACTTGGGTTTAAGGACACAGATACAAGTTGATGTCTATGTTTGttcgtttgtttgtgtgttagttagcaggataaCGCAAAAACTACTTTACGGATTTCtgtgaaactttgtggaaggatgtggtatgggtcggAAGAGAACCCCATTTTGGTGCTCATATCgagatttttttctcatttttcaattttaggattattgttatcattaccAGCATCAAGGaagttgtgttttaattttgtttgctTGATTGTCGattagcagaattacacaaaaactactggagaAGTGACAgtgaaacttggtgggaggatgcagtatgggtcaggaaagaacccataaaaGTTTAGATCACTTAATTTAGGATTAACACATaggatttctcagagaataattcttaGCATCTGGATGCAAAACATCTGAGTAGATATAGGGAATTTAAAGATGGTTTCATGAAATGattgttgggcctcggtggaagTATGTGCTCAGTGCAATTCTAGTTTGATGGGCCGTGGTTTATAGAGCTGctgaatgtgaatgtgcagTGTTGTGAATCTGAATTTTCTCTTCCCTGGACAAAAGTAATGATGCATGACTTGGTCCTGCTATGTGACCTATAGCATCATTTAAGTCTCTCTAGAAATCACATGTGATCCTAATAACCTTTCATTTGAAGCAAAGTCAGCGTCCTCTCTGCAGCCCTgactcctctctgctctcattgCAGTTGGTTAGTCAGCTGTACCACTGTTGAATACTTAATGGCCTGCCTCTGTTACCACTGTGTGATGATGAGTAGCCTTTTCTACATTTCATCAGCTGAAAACCACTCCAGGGAACAGAGGAGACGTTGTTGATGATCATGTTTGAAGTCTCATTAACAGGAGAATGGCTGATCCATGCTGATCTGATGTCTGTTTTTGAGTTTGAGGCAGCCATCGTTTATATTTATGGAGGGGGCGCAGGGATATTTGGAACCTTGATGTTGTCTACTGTTTTCTGCAGCATGCTCCCCACTGTCTCTGTGTAGATGAAATATTCAGTGGGGGCTGTCAGTGCACAATGCGCCTCCATTAGAGGGATGTGCTGGATGGATGCTGAGACTTAACTGCATCGAAGAAGCAAAGCCTGCAGGTCACAGAGGGCTGAGACAGTAACTGACAGAGAAGTGCAGGACGTCACTTTCACTGTTTGACCGTATTTATCAATGAGGAGCCAATGGATTATGTGTTGGGACACTTTTAGAGATGCATAAGTCAACCTGCCATCTGTATCTAAATCGCTGTTAGCTAATACTGTCCTAGTGGATCTATAAGTAATTTAGTGTTATATATATCAGGGGTTCCAAATCTTTCCAGCTCATGACCCCCAAAATAAATTACACCCCCTCCTCTTAATTGTGATcctctttctgtgttttgtgacCAACTGATAATGatagtttttctgtattttttctaaTTCATAACATTCTTAAAGTGATATTAAAAGTAATTTTAGTAACAAATGTGTGAcattgaaatgtcatgttggCTAAATCCTGAAGAATCCCATTTGCAATATTACTGTAGTATTTCAGAGTATTTTATCTCAAATGTAGGAAACAAGTAACTTATACTTGTCCATAAAGAATTGTTCTTATACCTTTGTTTACACCAAGATGCACGGGCGTGAATGAAAATCTCTATGTTTcttctgaatgaaaacatgctgATCCTGGAAGGTTTCCTGAGCCACTGTGTTGACATGCTTAGTTAATGTGAGCtcatggtcaaaggtcatagcTGATGTTTAGTGACAGTAAAGCATCTATTTGTGTCTCATCTCTGCAGACCTGTAATGCCACAGCACATTTATTCCAATATTCATACCACTACACTGGGACAACGGACCGACTGTTAATCCCAATAACATTCTGAATGGGTTTTCTTCcactcaccaccaccaccaccacaaccagCAACAGCATCACCATCCTCTCCCCTCGCTGCGCTGCATGGCAacgggaggaggaggctgctctGGATGAGGGAGGGTACCACGGTCCCACGTGTCTTCCTCCACCGCAGACCCAACGCGTTTCTCTTCGCCTTTTCCCAGGCTACGCGCACAAGCTCATACACGCATACATACGCACCCGCGCCAAGCCTGTACAGCATCCGCGGCGCGCGCTCTCCCGTTTCTTCCCCCTCACTGATCAATCCACGGGCCTGTAACGATCCTCTCCTCCATGAGCCTGTAGACAAtacttcatttttcattattctgatctgagaggaagagagggagagatgagtggaCGCGCATCATCAGGCGTGTAACACATTCACGTTGGATCCTCGCCATCGCTCCAGCCGCGCGCCCCTCGCTCCGTCTCCTCTCCATCGGCCGGGTTCGTGACACTCTGCGGCTCTCTCGATGGTGTGATCCGGGGGAATATGTGAAGATCATGCGGGCGGTGTGGTGCTTCATGGTCTTTGCTGCAGTGGGCGAGAGGCTTGCAGTCTCAggtaagagagggagagggaagagggggggagagagggaacagGAGGAACAccctttttcatttcctttgcatccacattttttttccccacttccACCAGCACTTTTCTAAACTGCGGTTTTATTGAGGCGAGGTGTCGGTGCCAATTCCAACCTCCTGCCCGAGAGCATCCCGCTCTGATGCGTAgatttgctgcatcaacacatTTCCACCGCAGCCCCATTGCCTTTATACAACATCCCCATAACCATTTACAACTGCGTTTTATCCAGTAAACACCTAAAAGCTCTGAGATGTCCACTGTAGACAATGTTTTGCAGCCTGATTGATGATTTCTGAGAGTGAAGCCCTGTGTATAGACTGTATGGGCGTCTGTCTTGTATATAGCCCATAGATGACAAGTGAGTGGATGTATTATTTTTCATCTAAACTAAAAATAACCGCATTTCTTAAAATACAGCAGCACATTGCAAAATCTTGATAAATTAGGTCACCATGCCATCatcttaaagaaaaagaaaaacactgacatgtcTCTTCTTTCCAATTTCTGTCATTTGGCTTtcctcacaaaaacacaaccaggTCAACCTCAGGGAGGCTCAGGTGAGTCCCTGCCTCACCAACCCCTCTCCTGCACCACAAGCCGGCCTGTGTTGACTTTCCCTGTTGTTGTACTGTACATGCAGGTTTGGACAGGAGCCCGGAGCAGGATGGAGGCATGTGGGGCTGGTTTAACCCGGCAGGACGGCCGGACAGCAGGGACACGGCGACCGAGATCACCCACCCGAAGTGGCTGGTGCAGCAGATCGAGTCGGAGGAGGAAGTGGGTCACGACTACCTGGATACCAGGGTGAAGAACAGCACTGGGGACACACTGGTAAGTTTGGAGTCTGGATAATAAACCAGTTTCACTCAAAATGTCTTTACATTCACACTGAACCACTCTGAAAGCAGTGCTTTTGATTTAGATGCCAGGGACACCCAGGGGTCCCTTATAAGGATAaatcacattatattttattaagtaGGAAGTATTCCAGATGGGCAGTGTCTCAGGATACTTTTATAAATCAGAAAATGACCTCATATGTTACAGATAAATAAGTGGGTGCATAATATCTTGGACCAAAATCATGTAAAATGTGAGTCTGCAGCTTAATGTTTGAGTAAATCAACCCCATAGAaaatcttaaaggtccagtgctCAGCATGCATCCTTAGAGAAGACTACTGTGGTTGGAACTGAAGCAAGTCTGTGTGGACATAAAGGGGTGTGTCCGTTCTAAGATAGACTCGTCCTGCTGAAGGAAACCTCATTGTCTGTAAAACAGCGCAGCGCTCAGCTCTCTGCTGCTCATGCAGCTCCTGCTACAGAGGGATGACAGTGCAGGGTGGTGTCTTGCAGCAGTGTTCGCTCCCTGTAATTTTGACCTACTTTTAGTCCTTGAGAATCCCTCTGAATGTCCAAAGTCAAGTGAAGTCATGTGAAGCAAACCAAGTTTAACTCTGATAATTCTATTTGAAACATCTGGCAAACACTGGTAGTAAATGCACAGTGAATCAACGGGCggagtaaatgtttgtgtgcacgttTGTTGTGGCCCTCGTCTCCACATGACGAAGTGTAGCTGCTCCTGAAATATTCAGCCGTCACGTCCGATCATCCTGCTCCTGTGCCGAGCCCCCAACTTCTTCATTATTCAGTGGTGTGTTGAAGTATGTCCCCATTAATCATGGAACAGGCCTGTGTGAGAAGTGCTACATGGTCCAAGAGGCTACAACACCcccccatcctctctctctctccgtcatgCTGATCTAATGTAGTTCATATAACTGTTATGATGGAATACATTAGACTCCTTACACACACTAGAGTCACGTGTGTCAGGATTTACAGTTGAGATGGATGTTGTTTCCCTGCAGGAGAAGCTGTCTAGATGAATTCTATATCATAAAACAACAAAGTAAATGATAACAAAAAATCTGATAATTTCCCTTCTCAGGTGTAGaatgtttcagtttttcagcTGCCATACTTGtcgctttttaaaaaaatatttaaggtGCTTGAAATTACGGACAAGATAAATTTAGAACCAGCAGGGGATGAGTCACATCATGCTGCATTTAAAATAGATGAGGcagcatttttgtttttcatcacttGTTGTGTT is from Paralichthys olivaceus isolate ysfri-2021 chromosome 5, ASM2471397v2, whole genome shotgun sequence and encodes:
- the 42sp43 gene encoding P43 5S RNA-binding protein-like isoform X1, with the translated sequence MRDKHYAGEVLRYRMKMETVRNEKPAKAPPRQQLKCSHLNCEATFTRQWKLKEHETVHTGERPCLCSVAGCGRRFSRKSHLSRHMLQHKGDQTFKCIFATCTKTFVTPSKLKRHVGCAHAEKNKFFTCNQPNCSLTFKKRRLLKLHLKGHGVSVEFKCTKDGCGATFVSHSARNAHEKKHTGYRCPRADCKVLEHTWGKLQKHLAKHPATFVCPVCKKAFKKSDTLRRHKWTHASHKPVLVCPRKDCQAYFSTTFNLQHHIRKVHLELLKYKCSFPDCPRKFAMRVHNMFAGPCEESMNRHLLHHDPSATTLKKRQRAKKSWQKRLNGNHQPLVEHNLHRLFALRMRISRRAKVETNLSGLFNERKIPHYVDPEVNLRNLFGIKQSRPSEEKPEEAPLKC
- the 42sp43 gene encoding P43 5S RNA-binding protein-like isoform X2, with translation MRDKHYAGEVLRYRMKMETVRNEKPAKAPPRQQLKCSHLNCEATFTRQWKLKEHETVHTGERPCLCSVAGCGRRFSRKSHLSRHMLQHKGDQTFKCIFATCTKTFVTPSKLKRHVGCAHAEKNKFFTCNQPNCSLTFKKRRLLKLHLKGHGVSVEFKCTKDGCGATFVSHSARNAHEKKHTGYRCPRADCKVLEHTWGKLQKHLAKHPATFVCPVCKKAFKKSDTLRRHKWTHASHKPVLVCPRKDCQAYFSTTFNLQHHIRKVHLELLKYKCSFPDCPRKFAMRESMNRHLLHHDPSATTLKKRQRAKKSWQKRLNGNHQPLVEHNLHRLFALRMRISRRAKVETNLSGLFNERKIPHYVDPEVNLRNLFGIKQSRPSEEKPEEAPLKC